TGGGCTGCCTTGGAATCctgcattttttgtttaaatgttgGATAAGATTATTAGCTATGCCACAGGTCAAAACAGAacttttgggttttttaaattaCCAGTAAATATGCCAAGAGCGAGGTGCTCTCGGTTTCAGTTATTTTTCTGTTGCAGTAAGGTAGGGATCGGGAATTGAGTCGGCAGTTCTAAGCTCCTCGTAGAGGTCAGTAGAGGGTTAAACAGGCTTGGTCCACTATGAAGTCGCCAGCCAAGCCCTCAGACAAAAGGCTGCATGACAGACAGTCTACCCACCCACAGAGGCTGTGGTGGCAGACTACCGCTTTATTGGGATCGGTGGTTCACTTTCACTTCAAGTTCCTGGGTGAGAGGCTTTATAGATCGGATATACGTGTATCATCGATCTCCTGTCTTCTCACTACCTGTCTCCCTGTGGACCAGGTAAATGATCCTCAAGACAATCAGCAATTTGCAATTAGCAATTTCAAGACAATCCACTCTCAGACAAACGCTATTCCTCTAGCGGCTGAAAGACAGCAGCAATAAGGGGTTGTTCTCATACGGAATTGTAAAATTGTGTTGCAAGCCTCTAGCGCTGGGCAGCTATCGTTCTTCATTCGAGTTTATTAAAGTTAAATGTtttagtttttggtttttttccaggGGTGAAGTTGTTTCTCTCTTTGGTTTTGTTTCTGCCTGTGGGGTTTCGATATAAAAACGGTTTCCTGTAGGATAGGGAGGAGCCTTTAACTGATACAGTTACTTAAAGTGCCAATTTCCTAAAGGGTCTaaatcccgggattttagacccgggattttgtggttggactattcatactgcaccaagacctgggtttttcagcgtgcctctgcaaaaacccgggtttttggtgcagtatgaatggggtataattgtGTGATTTGTTTAGAAACCTTCAAACTTGTACCTTTTCATCTTTGAACTCCTCACTAACATCATATCAGTATGATTTATAACAGGGGTAATTAAGATAAAACTTGCCCTTATGGGCCATTTTTACTTTCTATTTCTTGTACTTCGTAATATGATCCCCTTAATATACACTTCTGCTTTAAATGTTTGCACACTGTAAGTAATGATGTTAATAATACTAATTATCTCTCCCCTCTCCCAGACCCTTCTCCCTGTCTTCCAGGTTTTTTTCAATGCAACTCTGGCTGCCTTCCACTCTTTTCACTCTGTGATGGTTCCATTGACTGTGAGGATCAATCTGATGAGTTTGCATGTTCGTCAGTCTGCAACTTCACCCTGAACGATTTCTAcggggtcttctctcctcctggaTTTCCAGGAGCTCCACCCTCTCCACTGCCTACTTATTGTCATTGGCTAATTGACTCTGAAGATAGCCGAGGCCTTGCTTTGCAGTTTTCTGCACTCCAACTCTCTGCACTAGATAGTCTTGTAGTATATGAGCATAGTATTGGGGATTTTCCACGACTTCTTCGTGCTTTGGACCGACAGAGTAATGGGAAATCTGTCACAGTGGAGTCTGTTGGAGGAAGGGTCATTGTTGTTTATCACTACAACACAAATAACCAACGTAATCCTAATATTAAGTCCTCTGGAACTTATGACTCTGACTTTAGGTCGAGGTCCCAAGATCATGACTCGGGCCCTAATTTGTCTGACCTAATGGAATCGCCACCTTCCCGTTCTCACCTTCCTGTCTATAGCACTCGCTATGCTTGGTTTCCATCTTTCCGTCCCCGAGGGTTCAATGCCACTTACCGTGTACGGGGCTACTGTCTTCCCTGGGACCAGCCTTGCGGTTCCAGTCCAGGTATTTTATGGGATGATGGCGTGGAGGTTGGTGGTGGCTGTTTTTCAGACTCACAGCGTTGCGATGGAGTCTGGCACTGTGCCAACGGCAGAGATGAAATTAATTGTACTGGCTGTGCGGAAGGTCACTTTCCATGTGCCAAGAGCCGTGCCTGTTACCCCATTACTGAGAGATGTAATTACCAAACTTCATGCCAAGATGAGACAGATGAAAAAGGCTGCCGCGGATGTCAGCCTGGCGGCTTCCACTGTGATTTGGAGCGCTGTGTGTATGAAGCATGGGTGTGTGATGGCCAAGCGGACTGTCAAGATGGAAGTGACGAGAAAAACTGTGGGTACACCCTTCCGCGGAAAGTGATTGCAGCAGCTGTCATTGGAAGCTTGATCTGTGCCACATTACTTGTGGTAGCATTAGGATGTACATGCCGACTCTATACTTCAAGAGCACGGGAGTATAGGTGAGGAATAAGGTTGATTTAAAGCACTGGTGCACAGCATGCAACATGTAGGCTGCATCCATCCTGCAAAGTATTTTTTTGCAGTCTATAGGAAGCAGAACTTATACAGGGAGACCTGGGGCATTAATACTACTGAGGTATGTCTGTCCTGGGTCCCCTTGTATTTATCCCACATTGTAATGGGTTTCACTTGGATGGCAGGGTGGAGGCTCTTCCATTCCCCAACTACACTGAGAACTGGCATTCATCAGTGAGGTCAGTCTGGCAGTGAATCAGAATGACTTGCTGCCATACAGTCATTGTACTgaggagataagtcctgggggaagGGGTAAGAAATATGCAGGGGATGTGTTGTTACGGAGGGGTGGGGGATCAATTGTTTGCTATGTAAGTGTGAATGCATGTGTTgctatagcatacctcccaactgtcccgattttggcggGACACCCTGATTTGCGGGCTATAAAAGGGGTGGAGCTTAAGAAAAAGTAGGTGGAGATTTGCACACACACATGGCCATTTGTGGACAGGTCTTTTATTTTGTCCCGATTTAGTGCCTCTacatattgggaggtatgtgctACAGTGTGAGGGTTGTGTTGCTACAAGAGGGGTGAGGGGAAACGTGTGATTACAGAGATAATGTTGGGTGGGATATTTTACAATGTGACAAAGAATATGATATTACCCAGCGCCGTTTAATCTCTCATAAAAAAATGTGATATGAAACCCAAATAATGTGCACGTGATACACTGAAAATAATATTGATATTTATGTTCAATTATGACTTTTGCTCCAACGTTGAAAATAGAATATTCGctcataaaaataaagcaaaaaaattatacatagcGTGATACTGTGatgcaattaatttaaatatataagaaTATTCTTAAACTATAAATTCCTCAAAATTCCAAATAGTatagtgaaaaaatatattattcataAACAAATTTCCAAATGTGTGTTAATGCCTCTTCAGCATAAAACAAAATTGTTTCCTAATGGAGGAGTCCCCCCTCGGTATTCCACTTACAGGATCGCTTtagaagtgtgtgtgtttgtgttttaaacatcTTCAGCATATGGATGGAATCGTTTTTGAATGGAAGAATCCCCTTAGGTATCTTCTCACTCACAAGACTTATTCTTGAATAGGAGCCTCAAAAGGTGTCTTTAGATGTATTCCAATATTGCTTCCTCTACTTTttagaaaaataatgtttatctCAAGCCAATGCCCAGACTTATGCAAAATTGCAAAATGATCGCAGACAAAAGATCTTTAGATAGTCCGGACAAACTGTAGTCATCCAGCCAAGTACAATGTTAGTGGTAGGAGAATATGAACATCAATGTCCCAACTTGATGCACCTCCTGATACATCCTCCTTTTGGAGGGCTCCTCTATTAAAAAACAATTTCGTTTTATGCTGAAGAGGCTTCAACATTAACACATATTTGGAATTTTATTtatgaataatatattttttcactatACTATTTGGAATTTTTTGGAGGCATTTATAGTTTaagaattttattatatattatatatttaaattgattGTATCAcgctatttatacttttttttgctttatttttatgagTGAATATCCTATTTTCAACGTTAGAGGAAAAGTCATAATTGAACATAAATATCAATATTATTTTGAGTGCATCACGTGCACATTATTTGGGTTTTACATCACATTTTTTATGAGAGATTAAACAGTGCAGGGTAATATAATATTCTTTGTCACATTAATCACTTTTTTCACAACTGGTGCATGGTTACGGTCTTATCTAGATCTAGTGGTGGTGGAAATTTCAAACACTTTGTGATATTTTACAAGAGAGGGGAGTAGAAGTAAACATGGCTCACTTCCTGTGTGATGTGACCACCACTACATGAGATGGCCCTTCCCTGGCAGGTGGTGGTGTGCACACTTCTTTCCACTTGGggagtttttgttgttgtggaGTGGTATGCCATAACTACATAGAGGGTCCTCTAGTAAAATCTGCTTATTTTACATGATTAAGCAAGTCATGTTTTATTGAGGCCCATTGAAATGAGTATGGTTTTCCAGTGTAGCCCTCGGAACAAAAAAAAGTTGTGTACCCCTGATTtaaaggaaggatgaatggataATATTGAACATAAGTGCTAACAGCAGgtctaacaatttttttttattttttttttgtctatagtGTTTTTGCCCCGCTGTCAAGAATTGATGCAGAGTTGATTCAGCAGCAGGCTCCACCGTCCTATGGACAATTGATCGCTCAAGGAGCTATACCCCCTGTGGATGACTTCCCCACCGAGAGCCCCAGTGATGTGAGTGTACCATATGTGCATGATATCGGTGTACTATTATATTATTGGATACATATCTGGATACATTTGcacatatatattgtgtttttgatttttttttaatgttggttATTCATTTTGGGTCCGTCCAGCTCCTGTAGATTGATTGTGAAGACTCTCCACGCTGCATTCACCTTCCTTTTAAACTCATTTTGGAGTTCAGTATACCACTGGAAGGTGTACATCTTCCAAGGAATAGGGGGTTGTTAATATAATAGTAGTAGTTCTCTGGCTTCATCAGCAGTACATGTAACTCTACAtgcaacaaaacaaaaaggaTTGCAAAGCAACTACTAGTACAGGGGTTGGCAACCATTTTCTACCAGTGTGGaggctaaaatctagtcaggcCCAGATGTGCCAGTTGGGCGTGTGTATgatgctaatatcatattaacatcAATGGGACCagcaaataaacgttcatgttatgccacacagtagtgccctagttcaaattatgccacattgtgcccccaattcacatcatgccacatagttgtcccacCTATTCACAGTATGCTACATAGTGGTGTCCCCCCTATTCACAGTATGCTTCATAGTTGTCCCCTCCGCCCTcccccaattcacagtatgctgcatagttgcgccccctccccccaattcacagtatgcCGCATAGTTGCACCCTCCCCTCAATTCACAGTATGCTGCATAGTtgcgccccctcccccaattcacagtatgctgcatagttgcgcctcctcccccaattcacagtatgctgcatagttgcgccccctcccccaattcacagtatgctGCATAGTTGCGCCTCCTCCCCTAATTCACAGTATGCTGCATAGTTGCGCCTCCTcccccaattcacagtatgctgcatagttgcgccccctcccccaattcacagtatgctgcatagttgcgccccctcccccaattcacagtatgctgcatagttgcgccccctcccccaattcacagtatgctgcatagttgcgccccctcccccaattcacagtatgctgcatagttgcgccccctcccccaattcacagtatgctgcatagttgcgccccctcccccaattcacagtatgctgcatagttgcgccccctcccccaattcacagtatgctgcatagttgcgccccctcccccaattcacagtatgctgcatagttgcgccccctcccccaattcacagtatgctgcatagttgcgccccctcccccaattcacagtatgctgcatagttgcgccccctcccccaattcacagtatgctgcatagttgcgccccctcccccaattcacagtatgctgcatagttgcgccccctcccccaattcacagtatgctgcatagttgcgccccctcccccaattcacagtatgctgcatagttgcgccccctcccccaattcacagtatgctgcatagttgcgccccctcccccaattcacagtatgctgcatagttgcgccccctcccccaattcacagtatgctgcatagttgcgccccctcccccaattcacagtatgctgcatagttgcgccccctcccccaattcacagtatgctgcatagttgcgccccctcccccaattcacagtatgctgcatagttgcgccccctcccccaattcacagtatgctgcatagttgcgccccctcccccaattcacagtatgctgcatagttgcgccccctccccccaattcacagtatgctgcatagttgcgccccctccccccaattcacagtatgctgcatagttgcgccccctccccccaattcacagtatgctgcatagttgcgccccctccccccaattcacagtatgctgcatagttgcgccccctccccccaattcacagtatgctgcatagttgcgccccctccccccaattcacagtatgctgcatagttgcgccccctccccccaattcacagtatgctgcatagttgcgccccctccccccaattcacagtatgctgcatagttgcgccccctccccccaattcacagtatgctgcatagttgcgccccctccccccaattcacagtatgctgcatagttgcgccccctccccccaattcacagtatgctgcatagttgcgccccctccccccaattcacagtatgctgcatagttgcgccccctccccccaattcacagtatgctgcatagttgcgccccctccccccaattcacagtatgctgcatagttgcgccccctccccccaattcacagtatgctgcatagttgcgccccctccccccaattcacagtatgctgcatagttgcgccccctccccccaattcacagtatgctgcatagttgcgccccctccccccaattcacagtatgctgcatagttgcgccccctccccccaattcacagtatgctgcatagttgcgccccctccccccaattcacagtatgctgcatagttgcgccccctccccccaattcacagtatgctgcatagttgcgccccctccccccaattcacagtatgctgcattgttgcgccccctccccccaattcacagtatgctgcatagttgcgccccctccccccaattcacagtatgctgcatagttgcgccccctcccccaattcacagtatgctgcatagttgcgccccctcccccaattcacagtatgctgcatagttgcgccccctcccccaattcacagtatgctgcatagttgcgccccctcccccaattcacagtatgctgcatagttgcgccccctcccccaattcacagtatgctgcatagttgcgccccctcccccaattcacagtatgctgcatagttgcgccccctcccccaattcacagtatgctgcatagttgcgccccctcccccaattcacagtatgctgcatagttgcgccccctcccccaattcacagtatgctgcatagttgcgccccctcccccaattcacagtatgctgcatagttgcgccccctcccccaattcacagtatgctgcatagttgcgccccctcccccaattcacagtatgctgcatagttgcgccccctcccccaattcacagtatgctgcatagttgcgccccctcccccaattcacagtatgctgcatagttgcgccccctcccccaattcacagtatgctgcatagttgcgccccctcccccaattcacagtatgctgcatagttgcgccccctcccccaattcacagtatgctgcatagttgcgccccctcccccaattcacagtatgctgcatagttgcgccccctcccccatttcacagtatgctgcatagttgcgccccctcccccaattcacagtatgctgcatagttgcgccccctcccccaattcacagtatgctgcatagttgcgccccctcccccaattcacagtatgctgcatagttgcgccccctcccccaattcacagtatgctgcacagttgcgccccctcccccaattcacagtatgcCGCACAGTtgcgccccctcccccaattcacagtatgcCGCACAGTtgcgccccctcccccaattcacagtatgcCGCACAGTTGTACCCTCCGCCTATTTATAGTATGCAGCATAGTTGTAcactaccccctcccccccatttacAGTATGTTGCTCAGGtatgaccccctcccctcctctattcacAGTATGCTGCATAGTTGTCCCCCTGTTCCCCCTATTCATAGAGTGCCACATATATCTGCCCCTCAATTTTTAGTGCTGCTCTTGCTTACCTTTGGATAGACACATCTTCCGTTCCAGAAATCCCAGAGCTGCTTCAGTGAAGCAGCCGATGACGGCTGAAACAGAGGTTCTGCACATGCGCGGAAGCTCCATTTTGGCCATCAGCTGCTTTAAGGAGATGGCTGCTGTGTCGaagtgccagacagaagtggtctgGTATGTGTGCCAGGGGTTGCTGACCCCTGTACTAGTGGAATATATATAGTGTTTAATGTACAaagaatacttaaaaaaaaaaaaaaaaatgctcattaAGAATTAGTCTTCCccctggggtgtgtgtgtgttatacctTTCTGTTTTAGATGTTATATTTTTACACTAGATACTTTGTGAAACTAGAGAGAGACTAGATAATTTGTGTTCTTCTTTTGCCATGGGTACTACTCCTTACTACACAGTCCATTGATGATGATCCAACATCCAAATGATGAGCTACAGCTTATGCCAATGATCCTGTTGGAACATATGAATGTATATGCTTGACATGCATTGACCTTTTTGTTGGTTCATTTTTCTTGTCTGCTGCTGAAGTGGGTTTACATGATGCAGAAGCTTCATATTGATTGATATTCACTGTTAATCCTAACAAAATTTGCTGTCCTTTTTAACTTGACCTGCAGTCAGCCTTGTAGATGCAGGTTTACTGCACTAGAACGTAAACACCGTTTGTGGTATAGAGCAGGTTTAGGTACCTGTGGCTCAACAGTTGTTGGGGGCTATATGTCCCAGTATTCCCTCACAGGAGGAAACACTCCTTAGTGCTATTTCCTGCTGGATTGTTCTCCTTTTTAGTTGAAATAAAATTAAGAtgtgaactttttttttctttataagggTTAGAAATGTTAAGAGAGATTTCATGtagtggagaaaaaaagaaatatttagtaGGTATGTAATTATAAATAGATCCAAGCTGTAAATGGGTAATTCAGTATATTGTCAGATTACAGGTTTTAGAAGAACTCTCTAACACTAACAATAAATTTGTGAAAGAATATCTGTCacctacacagtggaggcagccattttgtgaactaaaccaatattcatgataaAGCTCTCTGTTCACTAGGATTAGCATTGAGGTACCGCGGTCAAACTACTTCTGTTCAATAAAGAAGAGTATGGCATTATAATAGTTATTCACCTAAATGCCAAATTGATATGGGCCTGATCTTGAGTAGGGCAAATGTAGACAAATAATTtaggcacacacagacagaaactagggtcaatttgatagcaaccaattaacctactagtatgtttttggagtgtgggaggaaaccggagcacccggaggaaacccacgcaaacacggggagaacatacaaactccacacagataaggccatggtcgggaattgaactcatgaccccagtgctgtgaggcagaagtgctaaccacttagccaccatgctgcccatgataATAGGTTGTTCTTTTTCTTCTGTGGTCCTGGCTATGCATACCTGGTAGTGTAAGCCGAGGATAAGGGGTGGCAACACAGGCACCGCTAGTTGCTACCTAGCAAAGTGAGAGAGAATATAATATTTGACATTTTCCATTTCACACAAATTTTTTTACAAGAGAGTTGGTTTCTCTCCTCCCATCACTTTGTATGGAAAGATACAGACCTTTGTCTAGAGAGAGCTGAGAGGCtaaataaatttacatttcaaaacaatTGGCTTACAATCAGGTACATCAGCCCCTCCCACAAGAGTTTTCTAATTGGCTCTGTGAGACTAAAGGTCTCTTTTCGGGAGAGAACTACACACTCCAAACTCCGAACTTTTCAGTATGGAATCTGTAAATTAATTTCTGACTGCAATAAGCAAGAAAGACTGCTCTTGCATCCATAGATATTCAGGATGATTACTTCCATATCCCTGTTGCAGTTCATCACCAGAGATTCCTCGGGTCCTGTATTTTAGGACAGCATTTACAGTTCACCTGTCTTCCCCTTTTGGTCTGGCGACATTCCGGATTACTTTCACCAAAGTATTAATTACACTGGTGGCAGAATTTTCGAAACGGGAT
The Mixophyes fleayi isolate aMixFle1 chromosome 1, aMixFle1.hap1, whole genome shotgun sequence DNA segment above includes these coding regions:
- the LRP10 gene encoding low-density lipoprotein receptor-related protein 10, which produces MSYLFTLLLCGHLVFIEGDYTYDPSPCLPGFFQCNSGCLPLFSLCDGSIDCEDQSDEFACSSVCNFTLNDFYGVFSPPGFPGAPPSPLPTYCHWLIDSEDSRGLALQFSALQLSALDSLVVYEHSIGDFPRLLRALDRQSNGKSVTVESVGGRVIVVYHYNTNNQRNPNIKSSGTYDSDFRSRSQDHDSGPNLSDLMESPPSRSHLPVYSTRYAWFPSFRPRGFNATYRVRGYCLPWDQPCGSSPGILWDDGVEVGGGCFSDSQRCDGVWHCANGRDEINCTGCAEGHFPCAKSRACYPITERCNYQTSCQDETDEKGCRGCQPGGFHCDLERCVYEAWVCDGQADCQDGSDEKNCGYTLPRKVIAAAVIGSLICATLLVVALGCTCRLYTSRAREYSVFAPLSRIDAELIQQQAPPSYGQLIAQGAIPPVDDFPTESPSDGSFMGNLRSLLQFLNQAPPIPAGAQNELPPRRRPPRPVRRLLRRLRRWGLLPPRTQGTQTEPTQDQRTGSSQLASEGSDPSSTSLLQMKTPLVSTDYSVSFTEPSVSPQYIYPTEDRSGLMMGMIQVGREGIFHPQGGEGLLGARGGERFGEDGELLGRPEEEDEMLLLPLTESFDGGSEDVGLIVC